One region of Anser cygnoides isolate HZ-2024a breed goose chromosome 22, Taihu_goose_T2T_genome, whole genome shotgun sequence genomic DNA includes:
- the SOCS7 gene encoding suppressor of cytokine signaling 7 isoform X1, whose translation MQRAELRDGEAAAAAAASYRVLSRLLGYGAAPEAGAAGGAVTGGAGAGPPGPGGGRLPLPLPAAAVALPGGGAPRGPRPPPQLMVFRNAAEGRPGEAEEGGPAAGGGGGEGPAAGGAELLCPRHRCALEPKAAAAAAAAAGRWGPPGGLELQLAALGLRPPGLGPKGPGGCPCLGPPPPAGPAAEETSDALLVLEALEPDEAGSGSEEEPGSPDGQEPPRGAARANGRSGTGPGPGPAPPPPGAGCRKGSLRVRLRRLFRTKSCSGGSAAGDAAATGSRRAGDLPASAGSLTDVCGARGREQEAGRKHRLTRTQSAFSPVVFSPLFTGETVSLVDVDISQRGLTSPHPPTPPPPPRRSLSLLDDISGTLPTSVLVGPMGSSLQSFPLPPPPPPHAPDAFPRILPLRPMETAPSQPAPHLQCPLYRPDSSSFAASLRELEKCGWYWGPMNWEDAEMKLKGKPDGSFLVRDSSDPRYILSLSFRSQGITHHTRMEHYRGTFSLWCHPKFEDRCQSVVEFIKRAIMHSKNGKFLYFLRSRVPGLPPTPVQLLYPVSRFSNVKSLQHLCRFRIRQLVRIDHIPELPLPKPLISYIRKFYYYDPQEEVYLSLKEAQLISKQKQETESST comes from the exons ATGCAGCGCGCCGAGCTGCGGgacggggaggcggcggcggcggccgcggcctCGTACCGGGTGCTCAGCCGCCTGCTGGGCTATGGGGCCGCGCCGGAGgcgggcgcggcgggcggcgccgttaccggcggggcgggcgcggggccgccgggccccggcggggggcggctgccGCTGCCCCTCCCCGCCGCGGCGGTGGCgctgccgggcggcggggcgccgcgggggccccggccgccgccgcagcTGATGGTGTTCCGCAACGCGGCCGAGGGGCGGCCCGGCGAGGCGGAGGAgggcggcccggcggcgggcggcggcggcggagagggcccggcggcgggcggcgccgaGCTGCTGTGCCCGCGGCACCGCTGCGCCCTGGAGCCcaaggcggcggcggcggcggcggcggcggcggggcgctgggggccgCCGGgcgggctggagctgcagctggccGCGCTGGGGCTGCGGCCGCCGGGGCTGGGCCCCAagggccccgggggctgcccgtgcctcgggccgccgccgcccgccgggcccGCCGCCGAGGAGACGAGCGACGCGCTGCTGGTGCTCGAGGCGCTGGAGCCCGACGAGGCCGGCAGCGGCTCCGAGGAGGAACCGGGCAGCCCCGACGGGCAGGAGCCGCCGCGCGGAGCCGCCCGCGCCAACGGGAGGAGCGggaccggccccggccccggccccgcgccgccgccgcccggggcgggctgcaggaagggctcGCTGCGGGTCCGCCTCCGCCGCCTCTTCCGCACCAAGAGCTGCAGCGGAGGCTCGGCCGCGGGGGACGCCGCCGCCACCGGGAGCCGCCGCGCCGGGGACCTGCCCGCCTCGGCCGGGAGCCTGACCGACGTGTGCGGGGCCCGCGGCCGCGAGCAGGAGGCGGGCAG GAAACACAGACTGACAAGAACTCAAAGTGCCTTTTCCCCGGTTGTTTTCAGCCCCCTCTTCACAG GTGAAACAGTGTCACTAGTGGACGTGGACATCTCCCAGCGAGGACTGACCTCCCCTCACCCTCCAActccgccgcctcctccgcGAAGAAGCCTCAGCCTGCTAG ATGATATCAGTGGGACGCTGCCTACATCTGTCCTAGTGGGTCCGATGGGGTCTTCCCTGCAGTCTTTCCCTCTGCCTCCGCCTCCTCCACCCCATGCCCCAG ACGCCTTCCCGCGGATCTTGCCCCTCCGGCCGATGGAGACGGCGCCCAGCCAGCCCGCCCCGCACCTCCAGTGCCCGCTCTACCGGCCGGACTCGAGCAGCTTCGCAGCCAGCTTGCGGGAGCTGGAGAAG TGCGGGTGGTACTGGGGACCGATGAACTGGGAGGACGCGGAGATGAAGCTGAAAGGGAAGCCGGACGGGTCCTTCCTGGTCCGAGACAGTTCTGATCCCCGTTACATCCTGAGCCTCAGCTTTCGGTCGCAGGGCATCACCCATCACACCAGGATGGAGCACTACAGAG ggaccttcagcCTGTGGTGCCATCCCAAGTTCGAAGACCGCTGCCAGTCTGTGGTGGAGTTCATAAAGAGAGCGATCATGCACTCCAAAAACGGGAAGTTTCTTTACTTCCTCCGATCCAGGGTCCCAG GTCTCCCTCCAACACCTGTCCAGCTCCTGTATCCAGTCTCCAGGTTCAGCAATGTCAAATCCCTTCAGCACCTTTGCCGCTTTCGGATCCGGCAGCTGGTCCGGATCGACCACATCCCCGAGCTGCCGCTGCCCAA GCCCCTGATCTCCTACATCCGGAAGTTTTACTACTACGACCCCCAGGAGGAGGTGTACCTGTCGCTGAAGGAAGCTCAGCTCATCTCCAAACAGAAGCAGGAGACCGAATCCTCTACGTAG
- the SOCS7 gene encoding suppressor of cytokine signaling 7 isoform X2 yields MQRAELRDGEAAAAAAASYRVLSRLLGYGAAPEAGAAGGAVTGGAGAGPPGPGGGRLPLPLPAAAVALPGGGAPRGPRPPPQLMVFRNAAEGRPGEAEEGGPAAGGGGGEGPAAGGAELLCPRHRCALEPKAAAAAAAAAGRWGPPGGLELQLAALGLRPPGLGPKGPGGCPCLGPPPPAGPAAEETSDALLVLEALEPDEAGSGSEEEPGSPDGQEPPRGAARANGRSGTGPGPGPAPPPPGAGCRKGSLRVRLRRLFRTKSCSGGSAAGDAAATGSRRAGDLPASAGSLTDVCGARGREQEAGRKHRLTRTQSAFSPVVFSPLFTGETVSLVDVDISQRGLTSPHPPTPPPPPRRSLSLLDAFPRILPLRPMETAPSQPAPHLQCPLYRPDSSSFAASLRELEKCGWYWGPMNWEDAEMKLKGKPDGSFLVRDSSDPRYILSLSFRSQGITHHTRMEHYRGTFSLWCHPKFEDRCQSVVEFIKRAIMHSKNGKFLYFLRSRVPGLPPTPVQLLYPVSRFSNVKSLQHLCRFRIRQLVRIDHIPELPLPKPLISYIRKFYYYDPQEEVYLSLKEAQLISKQKQETESST; encoded by the exons ATGCAGCGCGCCGAGCTGCGGgacggggaggcggcggcggcggccgcggcctCGTACCGGGTGCTCAGCCGCCTGCTGGGCTATGGGGCCGCGCCGGAGgcgggcgcggcgggcggcgccgttaccggcggggcgggcgcggggccgccgggccccggcggggggcggctgccGCTGCCCCTCCCCGCCGCGGCGGTGGCgctgccgggcggcggggcgccgcgggggccccggccgccgccgcagcTGATGGTGTTCCGCAACGCGGCCGAGGGGCGGCCCGGCGAGGCGGAGGAgggcggcccggcggcgggcggcggcggcggagagggcccggcggcgggcggcgccgaGCTGCTGTGCCCGCGGCACCGCTGCGCCCTGGAGCCcaaggcggcggcggcggcggcggcggcggcggggcgctgggggccgCCGGgcgggctggagctgcagctggccGCGCTGGGGCTGCGGCCGCCGGGGCTGGGCCCCAagggccccgggggctgcccgtgcctcgggccgccgccgcccgccgggcccGCCGCCGAGGAGACGAGCGACGCGCTGCTGGTGCTCGAGGCGCTGGAGCCCGACGAGGCCGGCAGCGGCTCCGAGGAGGAACCGGGCAGCCCCGACGGGCAGGAGCCGCCGCGCGGAGCCGCCCGCGCCAACGGGAGGAGCGggaccggccccggccccggccccgcgccgccgccgcccggggcgggctgcaggaagggctcGCTGCGGGTCCGCCTCCGCCGCCTCTTCCGCACCAAGAGCTGCAGCGGAGGCTCGGCCGCGGGGGACGCCGCCGCCACCGGGAGCCGCCGCGCCGGGGACCTGCCCGCCTCGGCCGGGAGCCTGACCGACGTGTGCGGGGCCCGCGGCCGCGAGCAGGAGGCGGGCAG GAAACACAGACTGACAAGAACTCAAAGTGCCTTTTCCCCGGTTGTTTTCAGCCCCCTCTTCACAG GTGAAACAGTGTCACTAGTGGACGTGGACATCTCCCAGCGAGGACTGACCTCCCCTCACCCTCCAActccgccgcctcctccgcGAAGAAGCCTCAGCCTGCTAG ACGCCTTCCCGCGGATCTTGCCCCTCCGGCCGATGGAGACGGCGCCCAGCCAGCCCGCCCCGCACCTCCAGTGCCCGCTCTACCGGCCGGACTCGAGCAGCTTCGCAGCCAGCTTGCGGGAGCTGGAGAAG TGCGGGTGGTACTGGGGACCGATGAACTGGGAGGACGCGGAGATGAAGCTGAAAGGGAAGCCGGACGGGTCCTTCCTGGTCCGAGACAGTTCTGATCCCCGTTACATCCTGAGCCTCAGCTTTCGGTCGCAGGGCATCACCCATCACACCAGGATGGAGCACTACAGAG ggaccttcagcCTGTGGTGCCATCCCAAGTTCGAAGACCGCTGCCAGTCTGTGGTGGAGTTCATAAAGAGAGCGATCATGCACTCCAAAAACGGGAAGTTTCTTTACTTCCTCCGATCCAGGGTCCCAG GTCTCCCTCCAACACCTGTCCAGCTCCTGTATCCAGTCTCCAGGTTCAGCAATGTCAAATCCCTTCAGCACCTTTGCCGCTTTCGGATCCGGCAGCTGGTCCGGATCGACCACATCCCCGAGCTGCCGCTGCCCAA GCCCCTGATCTCCTACATCCGGAAGTTTTACTACTACGACCCCCAGGAGGAGGTGTACCTGTCGCTGAAGGAAGCTCAGCTCATCTCCAAACAGAAGCAGGAGACCGAATCCTCTACGTAG
- the SOCS7 gene encoding suppressor of cytokine signaling 7 isoform X3 → MQRAELRDGEAAAAAAASYRVLSRLLGYGAAPEAGAAGGAVTGGAGAGPPGPGGGRLPLPLPAAAVALPGGGAPRGPRPPPQLMVFRNAAEGRPGEAEEGGPAAGGGGGEGPAAGGAELLCPRHRCALEPKAAAAAAAAAGRWGPPGGLELQLAALGLRPPGLGPKGPGGCPCLGPPPPAGPAAEETSDALLVLEALEPDEAGSGSEEEPGSPDGQEPPRGAARANGRSGTGPGPGPAPPPPGAGCRKGSLRVRLRRLFRTKSCSGGSAAGDAAATGSRRAGDLPASAGSLTDVCGARGREQEAGRKHRLTRTQSAFSPVVFSPLFTDAFPRILPLRPMETAPSQPAPHLQCPLYRPDSSSFAASLRELEKCGWYWGPMNWEDAEMKLKGKPDGSFLVRDSSDPRYILSLSFRSQGITHHTRMEHYRGTFSLWCHPKFEDRCQSVVEFIKRAIMHSKNGKFLYFLRSRVPGLPPTPVQLLYPVSRFSNVKSLQHLCRFRIRQLVRIDHIPELPLPKPLISYIRKFYYYDPQEEVYLSLKEAQLISKQKQETESST, encoded by the exons ATGCAGCGCGCCGAGCTGCGGgacggggaggcggcggcggcggccgcggcctCGTACCGGGTGCTCAGCCGCCTGCTGGGCTATGGGGCCGCGCCGGAGgcgggcgcggcgggcggcgccgttaccggcggggcgggcgcggggccgccgggccccggcggggggcggctgccGCTGCCCCTCCCCGCCGCGGCGGTGGCgctgccgggcggcggggcgccgcgggggccccggccgccgccgcagcTGATGGTGTTCCGCAACGCGGCCGAGGGGCGGCCCGGCGAGGCGGAGGAgggcggcccggcggcgggcggcggcggcggagagggcccggcggcgggcggcgccgaGCTGCTGTGCCCGCGGCACCGCTGCGCCCTGGAGCCcaaggcggcggcggcggcggcggcggcggcggggcgctgggggccgCCGGgcgggctggagctgcagctggccGCGCTGGGGCTGCGGCCGCCGGGGCTGGGCCCCAagggccccgggggctgcccgtgcctcgggccgccgccgcccgccgggcccGCCGCCGAGGAGACGAGCGACGCGCTGCTGGTGCTCGAGGCGCTGGAGCCCGACGAGGCCGGCAGCGGCTCCGAGGAGGAACCGGGCAGCCCCGACGGGCAGGAGCCGCCGCGCGGAGCCGCCCGCGCCAACGGGAGGAGCGggaccggccccggccccggccccgcgccgccgccgcccggggcgggctgcaggaagggctcGCTGCGGGTCCGCCTCCGCCGCCTCTTCCGCACCAAGAGCTGCAGCGGAGGCTCGGCCGCGGGGGACGCCGCCGCCACCGGGAGCCGCCGCGCCGGGGACCTGCCCGCCTCGGCCGGGAGCCTGACCGACGTGTGCGGGGCCCGCGGCCGCGAGCAGGAGGCGGGCAG GAAACACAGACTGACAAGAACTCAAAGTGCCTTTTCCCCGGTTGTTTTCAGCCCCCTCTTCACAG ACGCCTTCCCGCGGATCTTGCCCCTCCGGCCGATGGAGACGGCGCCCAGCCAGCCCGCCCCGCACCTCCAGTGCCCGCTCTACCGGCCGGACTCGAGCAGCTTCGCAGCCAGCTTGCGGGAGCTGGAGAAG TGCGGGTGGTACTGGGGACCGATGAACTGGGAGGACGCGGAGATGAAGCTGAAAGGGAAGCCGGACGGGTCCTTCCTGGTCCGAGACAGTTCTGATCCCCGTTACATCCTGAGCCTCAGCTTTCGGTCGCAGGGCATCACCCATCACACCAGGATGGAGCACTACAGAG ggaccttcagcCTGTGGTGCCATCCCAAGTTCGAAGACCGCTGCCAGTCTGTGGTGGAGTTCATAAAGAGAGCGATCATGCACTCCAAAAACGGGAAGTTTCTTTACTTCCTCCGATCCAGGGTCCCAG GTCTCCCTCCAACACCTGTCCAGCTCCTGTATCCAGTCTCCAGGTTCAGCAATGTCAAATCCCTTCAGCACCTTTGCCGCTTTCGGATCCGGCAGCTGGTCCGGATCGACCACATCCCCGAGCTGCCGCTGCCCAA GCCCCTGATCTCCTACATCCGGAAGTTTTACTACTACGACCCCCAGGAGGAGGTGTACCTGTCGCTGAAGGAAGCTCAGCTCATCTCCAAACAGAAGCAGGAGACCGAATCCTCTACGTAG